In the Marinomonas algicola genome, one interval contains:
- a CDS encoding sugar ABC transporter substrate-binding protein, protein MIFLKKASIALLTSAALMTGSAAMADDKPVVGLVMKSLANEFFRDMLEGTKEHAARRGDYELRAVGMQNETDFQSQINAVENFITQGADIIVIAPADSRAMVRPLKKAMEAGVIVINFDVALDAEAKKKQGVELAFIGPDNRDGARLAGEALAKKLGKGAKVVIVEGNPGADNAHERKLGFEDAIKSGELNLIDSRTAHWETEEANTVFSNMLTAHPDIQGVMAANDSMAIGVIKALESAGRAGDIQVVAFDNIPAVGPMIKDGRLLATVDQFGREMAANAIDKGLDVLKGAPELKGWVKTPIKLVTSEN, encoded by the coding sequence ATGATTTTTCTTAAAAAAGCGTCAATTGCATTACTTACATCAGCGGCACTGATGACGGGGTCGGCGGCTATGGCTGATGATAAGCCTGTCGTTGGTTTAGTTATGAAGTCCTTAGCGAATGAATTTTTTCGTGACATGTTAGAAGGAACAAAAGAGCATGCCGCTCGTCGAGGGGATTACGAATTACGTGCTGTGGGTATGCAAAATGAAACGGATTTCCAGTCTCAAATAAATGCCGTTGAAAATTTTATTACACAAGGCGCGGATATTATTGTTATTGCTCCTGCTGATTCAAGAGCAATGGTTCGACCATTAAAGAAGGCGATGGAAGCCGGTGTTATTGTTATTAACTTTGATGTTGCTTTAGACGCTGAAGCTAAGAAAAAACAAGGTGTTGAACTGGCATTTATTGGACCAGATAATCGTGATGGAGCTCGATTAGCTGGCGAAGCTTTGGCTAAAAAGTTAGGCAAAGGCGCAAAAGTTGTGATTGTTGAAGGGAATCCTGGTGCTGATAATGCACATGAACGTAAATTGGGATTTGAAGACGCCATTAAATCTGGCGAGTTAAACCTTATTGATTCTCGTACTGCCCACTGGGAAACAGAGGAAGCTAATACCGTATTCTCTAACATGTTGACTGCCCATCCAGATATTCAAGGTGTAATGGCTGCGAACGATTCTATGGCGATTGGCGTCATTAAAGCATTAGAGTCAGCGGGCCGTGCGGGTGATATTCAAGTGGTTGCGTTTGATAATATACCGGCTGTTGGTCCTATGATTAAGGATGGTCGCTTACTGGCAACGGTAGATCAATTTGGTCGAGAAATGGCGGCTAACGCTATCGACAAAGGTCTAGACGTTTTAAAAGGTGCCCCAGAGCTTAAAGGCTGGGTTAAAACGCCAATCAAACTGGTTACTTCTGAAAACTAG
- a CDS encoding sugar ABC transporter ATP-binding protein → MSVHSNTQSVTTHSADEILRVQALHKHFGGVKALQGVNFSLKRGEVHALVGENGAGKSTLIKVLTGVHKFDSGAIFLNDEDYRPETPKQAKAQGIQVVHQEFNLLTHMSVAENICFEAFPKTRFGLLDQKEMNKRARIAMDAIGLTEVNVNESISRLGIAYRQQVEIARALQSKSQILILDEPTATLTDRETEKLFHIVDTVKKQGVTVVFVSHHLNEVFSICDRVTVFRNGESIITEEISQTTPDRVVSNMVGKHLEQEMSHDTETHEFGEVALSAKRLRVPQSPHEAGVSFDLRYGEILGIAGLVGAGRTELLRSLFGAQEVVSGDILRNNKVVEFKKPADAIAAGIGFVTEDRKEEGLILDMSIAINSSLAAIDQVSSAGLMQLTRENEMASRIGKTLNLKCGDVKDNVSSLSGGNQQKVVLAKWLARHPDVFMLDEPTRGVDVGAKAEIYAILRDLARDGMALLVVSSEMPELMTLCDRIVVLANHEIKGELTRENFSQESILQLAYKSD, encoded by the coding sequence ATGTCAGTTCATTCAAATACTCAAAGTGTCACCACACATTCTGCTGATGAAATCTTACGAGTTCAGGCTCTACATAAGCATTTTGGCGGTGTTAAAGCGTTACAAGGAGTCAATTTTTCCCTTAAAAGAGGAGAGGTGCATGCACTGGTGGGAGAAAATGGCGCAGGCAAATCGACACTTATAAAAGTGTTAACCGGTGTTCATAAATTTGATAGTGGCGCCATCTTTCTAAACGATGAAGACTATCGCCCAGAAACGCCTAAACAAGCGAAAGCGCAAGGTATTCAAGTTGTCCATCAAGAGTTTAATCTGCTGACTCACATGTCAGTGGCTGAAAATATTTGTTTTGAAGCCTTTCCTAAAACTCGGTTTGGCTTATTAGATCAAAAAGAAATGAACAAACGTGCTCGCATTGCCATGGATGCGATTGGGCTGACGGAGGTGAATGTAAATGAAAGTATTAGTCGGCTCGGCATTGCTTATCGTCAGCAGGTTGAAATAGCGAGAGCACTGCAATCAAAGAGTCAAATTTTGATACTGGACGAACCCACAGCAACCTTAACGGATCGTGAAACAGAGAAGCTTTTTCATATTGTTGATACGGTTAAGAAACAAGGTGTTACCGTTGTTTTTGTGTCTCATCATTTAAATGAGGTTTTCTCTATATGTGATCGAGTAACGGTTTTTCGAAACGGAGAATCGATTATTACTGAGGAAATCAGTCAAACAACACCTGATCGAGTGGTTAGCAATATGGTGGGTAAGCATCTTGAGCAAGAGATGTCCCACGATACTGAAACACATGAGTTTGGAGAAGTAGCTCTTTCGGCAAAACGGTTACGGGTTCCACAATCACCACATGAAGCCGGCGTTTCTTTTGACCTACGTTATGGCGAAATTCTTGGCATTGCGGGGCTAGTTGGGGCGGGGAGAACCGAGTTGCTGCGTAGTTTATTTGGTGCACAAGAAGTCGTCTCAGGAGATATTTTACGCAACAATAAAGTGGTTGAATTTAAAAAACCAGCGGATGCCATTGCCGCAGGAATTGGCTTTGTCACTGAAGATCGAAAGGAAGAAGGTCTTATCTTGGATATGTCGATTGCCATCAATTCTTCTTTAGCGGCGATTGATCAAGTTTCATCGGCAGGATTGATGCAACTGACGCGTGAAAATGAAATGGCGAGTCGTATTGGTAAAACACTGAATCTAAAATGCGGTGACGTAAAGGATAATGTATCGAGTCTATCAGGTGGTAATCAACAAAAAGTGGTGTTAGCAAAGTGGCTAGCCCGTCACCCAGATGTATTTATGCTAGATGAGCCGACTCGCGGTGTTGATGTGGGGGCTAAGGCCGAAATTTATGCCATTTTACGTGATCTTGCTCGAGATGGAATGGCTTTATTAGTGGTGTCTTCTGAAATGCCGGAATTGATGACTTTGTGTGATCGAATTGTTGTGTTAGCCAATCATGAAATTAAAGGTGAGTTAACAAGAGAAAATTTTTCCCAAGAGAGTATTTTGCAGCTCGCCTATAAAAGCGATTAA
- a CDS encoding ABC transporter permease: MNDTSLGKDKAMVESRWSAKAIIRDAGIGLALISLIIIFSLASEHFLSANNITNILTQITINLILAVGLTFVILVAGIDLSVGSVLAFASVVAGQAITYPGLGPTEAIVFAVAAALLAGTLCGLMNGLISAYWGLPSFIITLGMLNIARGGALHISEAQTIYDFPEQFNDFGSASFLGMPVVFIAALVLVGIAWFVLHKTIFGRMIYGIGNNEEAVRLAGHPVFWYKVAAFTICGLAAGVAAIIYMARLNISSPIAGIGFELNAIAAVIIGGTSLMGGRGSVFGTLLGAFIIGVLANGLILLGLNDFMRQMITGLVIIIAVVLDYYREKYTK, encoded by the coding sequence ATGAACGACACAAGTTTAGGAAAGGATAAAGCCATGGTTGAAAGCCGTTGGTCAGCAAAAGCCATCATTCGTGATGCAGGCATTGGATTAGCGTTAATTAGCTTAATAATAATTTTTTCTTTGGCATCTGAGCACTTTTTATCAGCGAATAATATTACCAATATATTGACCCAAATTACGATCAATTTAATTTTGGCGGTAGGGTTAACTTTCGTTATTTTGGTCGCCGGTATTGATCTTTCAGTCGGTTCTGTTTTGGCCTTTGCGTCTGTGGTGGCCGGTCAAGCCATTACTTATCCTGGCCTTGGACCAACAGAAGCGATTGTGTTTGCTGTTGCTGCGGCGCTTCTGGCTGGAACGCTCTGTGGTTTGATGAATGGTTTGATCAGTGCTTATTGGGGGCTACCTTCGTTTATCATCACATTAGGTATGCTAAATATTGCCCGTGGTGGTGCTTTACATATATCAGAAGCACAAACAATTTATGATTTTCCTGAGCAGTTTAATGATTTTGGTTCTGCTTCTTTTTTAGGCATGCCTGTGGTGTTTATTGCGGCGTTGGTGTTGGTCGGTATCGCATGGTTTGTATTACATAAAACCATTTTTGGCCGGATGATATACGGTATTGGTAATAATGAAGAAGCCGTTCGATTAGCTGGACATCCTGTTTTTTGGTACAAGGTCGCGGCTTTTACTATTTGTGGTTTAGCCGCTGGTGTGGCCGCGATTATTTACATGGCCAGATTGAATATTTCAAGCCCAATTGCCGGAATTGGTTTTGAATTGAATGCCATTGCCGCCGTTATTATTGGCGGTACAAGCCTTATGGGAGGGCGAGGCAGTGTCTTTGGTACCTTATTAGGCGCCTTTATTATAGGGGTGCTAGCTAATGGATTGATTTTACTTGGTTTAAATGACTTTATGCGCCAAATGATTACAGGATTAGTGATCATCATTGCCGTTGTTTTAGATTACTATCGTGAAAAATACACGAAATAA
- a CDS encoding RbsD/FucU family protein, producing the protein MLKNIDPLLNGELLNVLRTMGHGDDLVLVDRNFPAASVAQGKPIIRLDGIGVVRAADAILSVFPLDNFVEKPVTRMAVLDGPQSELPTVQEEFQTCLKLHDRDLSEMDALERFAFYEKASDAFAIVVTGEARGYGCFILKKGVIFA; encoded by the coding sequence ATGTTAAAAAATATTGATCCCTTGTTAAATGGTGAATTGTTAAACGTATTAAGGACTATGGGCCATGGCGATGATTTGGTACTGGTTGATCGGAATTTTCCAGCCGCATCCGTTGCTCAAGGGAAGCCGATCATCCGATTAGATGGCATTGGTGTTGTGAGAGCGGCAGACGCTATCTTATCTGTTTTCCCCTTAGACAATTTTGTAGAAAAACCCGTGACTAGAATGGCCGTGCTCGATGGTCCGCAAAGTGAATTACCGACGGTTCAAGAAGAATTCCAGACCTGTCTAAAGCTACATGACCGTGATTTGTCAGAGATGGATGCATTAGAACGCTTTGCGTTTTATGAAAAAGCAAGCGATGCCTTTGCTATAGTGGTAACAGGAGAGGCGCGAGGATACGGTTGCTTTATCTTAAAAAAAGGGGTGATCTTCGCATAG